The Roseovarius indicus genome has a segment encoding these proteins:
- a CDS encoding amino acid ABC transporter ATP-binding protein, translated as MSDVMAEREIDRSQMKVSDEVAVEISGMNKWYGAFHVLRDINLTVNRGERIVIAGPSGSGKSTLIRCINALEEHQQGKIVVDGTVLSNDLKNIDKIRSEVGMVFQHFNLFPHLTILENCTLAPIWVRKVPKKEAVDTAMHFLEKVKIPEQANKYPGQLSGGQQQRVAIARSLCMKPRIMLFDEPTSALDPEMIKEVLDTMIELAQEGMTMLCVTHEMGFARQVANRVIFMDQGQIVEQNEPEEFFNNPKSDRTKLFLSQILGH; from the coding sequence ATGTCTGACGTCATGGCAGAACGCGAAATCGACCGCTCGCAAATGAAGGTCTCCGATGAGGTGGCCGTCGAAATCAGCGGAATGAACAAGTGGTACGGCGCATTTCACGTGCTCCGCGACATCAACCTGACGGTCAACCGGGGCGAGCGTATCGTCATCGCCGGCCCGTCGGGGTCGGGGAAATCCACGCTCATCCGCTGCATCAATGCGCTGGAAGAGCACCAGCAGGGCAAGATCGTCGTCGACGGCACGGTGCTGTCGAACGACCTCAAGAACATCGACAAGATCCGGTCGGAAGTCGGGATGGTGTTTCAGCACTTCAACTTGTTCCCGCACCTGACCATTCTCGAGAACTGCACGCTGGCGCCGATCTGGGTGCGCAAGGTTCCCAAGAAGGAAGCCGTGGATACGGCGATGCACTTCCTCGAGAAGGTGAAGATCCCCGAACAGGCCAACAAGTACCCCGGTCAGTTGTCGGGCGGTCAGCAACAGCGCGTGGCGATCGCCCGGTCGCTTTGCATGAAACCGCGGATCATGCTGTTCGACGAACCGACCTCGGCGCTCGATCCCGAGATGATCAAGGAGGTGCTCGACACCATGATCGAGCTGGCGCAGGAGGGGATGACCATGCTCTGCGTCACCCACGAGATGGGCTTTGCCCGCCAGGTCGCCAACCGCGTGATATTCATGGACCAGGGCCAGATCGTGGAACAGAACGAGCCGGAAGAGTTCTTCAACAACCCCAAGAGCGACCGCACCAAGCTGTTCCTCAGCCAGATCCTCGGTCACTGA
- a CDS encoding amino acid ABC transporter permease, producing MSEMHAETVGYVRDTMLPEQDPPASSVGVIGWLRENLFSGWFNTVVTILSLIFIYWVLSIIVPWTLSPTWYATSLSECREILSEMGREGHFGGACWGVIRDRWVQLLFGFYPSDLYWRPILAFVLLFVALGPVLFSEYFPAKLIWFSALYPFLMPWLLWGGSVWTPLTVIAGLVVGYFVFKAVSAAAGSLTGLIASVIVAIVWWVFLVGPVSGVINSVIPLGFELVDSRNFGGFMLSLTIGVVAIAISLPLGILLALGRRSDLLIVKALCVGFIEFIRGVPLITLLFVASTLLNIFMPPGTNFDIILRVIIMATLFASAYMAEVIRGGLAALPKGQYEGADSLGLDYWQAQRLIIMPQALKISIPGIVSTFIGLFKDTVLVSIIGLLDPLGLSNAIRADSDWNGIVWELYGFIALMFFIFCFGMSRYSMYLERKLQTGHR from the coding sequence ATGAGTGAAATGCATGCAGAAACCGTAGGCTATGTCCGCGACACCATGCTGCCCGAGCAGGACCCGCCGGCCTCGTCCGTGGGCGTGATCGGCTGGCTGAGAGAGAACCTGTTCTCGGGGTGGTTCAACACCGTGGTGACCATCCTTTCGCTCATCTTCATCTACTGGGTGTTGTCTATCATCGTGCCTTGGACTTTGTCTCCGACATGGTACGCCACATCGCTCAGCGAGTGCCGTGAAATCCTGAGCGAGATGGGCCGCGAGGGCCACTTCGGCGGCGCCTGCTGGGGGGTTATCCGCGACCGTTGGGTGCAGTTGCTCTTCGGGTTCTACCCGAGCGATCTGTACTGGCGCCCGATCCTTGCCTTCGTGCTGCTCTTCGTGGCGCTGGGGCCGGTGCTCTTCAGCGAATATTTCCCGGCCAAGCTGATCTGGTTCTCGGCGCTCTACCCGTTCCTGATGCCCTGGCTGCTTTGGGGCGGGTCGGTCTGGACGCCGCTGACGGTCATTGCCGGGCTCGTGGTCGGTTACTTCGTCTTCAAGGCGGTAAGCGCTGCGGCGGGGTCTCTGACCGGGCTCATCGCGTCGGTGATCGTTGCCATCGTGTGGTGGGTCTTCCTCGTCGGGCCGGTGTCGGGGGTGATCAATTCGGTCATCCCGCTCGGGTTCGAACTGGTCGACAGCCGCAATTTCGGTGGGTTCATGCTGTCGCTGACCATCGGCGTCGTGGCCATCGCCATCTCGCTGCCGCTGGGCATTCTGCTGGCACTTGGGCGCCGGTCGGACCTGCTGATCGTCAAGGCGCTCTGCGTGGGCTTCATCGAGTTCATTCGGGGCGTGCCGCTGATCACCCTGCTGTTCGTGGCCTCGACGCTGCTCAACATCTTCATGCCGCCGGGCACGAATTTCGACATCATCCTGCGGGTCATCATCATGGCCACCCTGTTTGCCTCGGCCTACATGGCAGAGGTGATCCGGGGCGGCCTGGCAGCCCTGCCCAAGGGTCAGTACGAGGGCGCCGACAGCCTCGGCCTCGACTACTGGCAGGCGCAGCGGCTGATCATCATGCCGCAGGCGCTGAAAATCTCGATCCCGGGCATCGTGAGCACCTTCATCGGCCTCTTCAAGGACACGGTTCTCGTGTCGATCATCGGCCTTCTGGACCCGCTGGGCCTGTCGAACGCCATCCGCGCCGACTCGGATTGGAACGGCATCGTGTGGGAGCTTTACGGCTTCATCGCGTTGATGTTCTTCATCTTCTGCTTCGGCATGTCCCGTTATTCCATGTATCTGGAGCGCAAGCTTCAGACCGGCCACCGCTAA
- a CDS encoding amino acid ABC transporter permease, translated as MTSTTDPHTESFRLSMLIYDTRYRSTTIQVVALIGFLLLIGWLISNTAQNLQDLGKEPSFDFLFEPAGYDINQRLIEYTSRSSHLRAAFVGLLNTLLIAVMGCALATVLGVLIGVLRLSKNWLVSKIMTVYVEMFRNVPVLLWIVLFMAILIETLPPPSAFRGDDPDATMKVFDTVALTNRGIYVPEPLFSRSLGEVHLFGQSAVNFDISLNLVAIIAVLVVGIFISGRIRDRADAIQNKTGLRPTTWYLRLGVVFVPLIILLVALGFHLGYPELKGFNFGGGTHMRNSLIALWLALSLYTAAFVAEIVRAGILAISHGQTEAAAALGLRPRRIMGLVVLPQALRVIIPPLISQYLNLTKNSSLAIAVGYMDITGTLMGITLNQTGRELETVLLGMLIYLTLSLLISLAMNWYNNRVKLVER; from the coding sequence ATGACATCAACGACCGACCCGCATACGGAGTCGTTCCGACTGTCCATGCTGATTTACGATACCCGGTATCGCTCGACCACAATTCAGGTGGTCGCGCTGATCGGGTTTCTCCTTCTGATCGGCTGGCTCATTTCCAACACCGCCCAGAACCTTCAGGACCTCGGCAAGGAACCGTCCTTCGACTTCCTGTTCGAGCCGGCGGGCTATGACATCAACCAGCGCCTGATCGAGTATACCTCGCGCAGTTCGCACCTTCGGGCCGCGTTCGTGGGGCTTCTGAACACGCTTCTCATCGCGGTGATGGGCTGTGCGCTGGCGACGGTGCTTGGCGTGCTGATCGGTGTGCTGCGGCTGAGCAAGAACTGGCTCGTCTCGAAGATCATGACGGTCTATGTCGAGATGTTCCGCAACGTGCCGGTGCTGCTGTGGATCGTGCTTTTCATGGCGATCCTGATCGAGACCCTGCCGCCGCCAAGCGCGTTTCGCGGTGACGATCCGGATGCGACGATGAAGGTGTTTGACACGGTCGCCTTGACGAACCGCGGCATCTATGTTCCCGAACCGCTGTTTTCGCGCAGCCTTGGCGAGGTGCATCTCTTCGGCCAATCGGCGGTGAACTTCGATATCAGCCTCAACCTCGTGGCAATCATCGCCGTTCTGGTTGTGGGCATCTTCATTTCCGGCCGTATCCGCGACAGGGCCGACGCTATCCAGAACAAGACCGGCCTGCGCCCGACCACGTGGTACCTGCGGCTGGGCGTCGTTTTCGTTCCGCTCATCATCCTGCTGGTCGCCCTTGGCTTCCACCTTGGCTACCCGGAGCTGAAAGGTTTCAACTTCGGTGGCGGGACGCATATGCGCAACTCGCTCATCGCGCTGTGGCTGGCGCTGTCGCTCTATACCGCGGCCTTCGTGGCCGAGATCGTGCGTGCGGGCATCCTTGCCATCAGTCATGGCCAGACGGAGGCCGCCGCGGCACTTGGCCTGAGGCCCCGTCGGATCATGGGGCTCGTGGTGCTGCCACAGGCGCTTCGGGTCATCATCCCGCCGCTGATCTCGCAATACCTGAACCTCACCAAGAACTCGTCGTTGGCGATCGCGGTGGGCTACATGGACATTACCGGCACGCTGATGGGCATCACCCTCAACCAGACCGGACGCGAACTCGAGACGGTGCTGCTGGGCATGCTGATTTACCTGACGCTCTCGCTTCTGATTTCGCTGGCGATGAACTGGTACAACAATCGCGTCAAACTGGTGGAGCGGTGA
- a CDS encoding amino acid ABC transporter substrate-binding protein produces the protein MKKSVFLGALTVAGLSAGAAAAGTLDDVKARGTLNCGVTTGLVGFAAPDANGVWEGFDVGVCRAVAAAVLGDSMAVEFVPTTGKTRFTALASGEVDMLARNTTWTFSRDVDLKFEFTGINYYDGQGFMVPSALGVSSAKELDGATVCIQTGTTTELNLADYFRSNNMNYEPVPIETNAEAQQQYLAGACDVYTTDRSGLAATRAAFENPGDHTILPETVSKEPLGPLVRHGDHEWGDVVRWTLNALIAAEEMGVTSANITDMASSAGDNPEINRLLGTEGNLGEMLGLEADWAVKAISAGGNYGELFERHIGENTPIGLARGLNAQWKDGGLLYSPPFR, from the coding sequence ATGAAAAAATCCGTATTTCTTGGTGCGCTGACTGTCGCCGGCCTTTCGGCTGGCGCTGCTGCTGCCGGCACGTTGGATGACGTAAAGGCACGCGGCACGCTGAACTGCGGCGTGACCACCGGCCTCGTCGGTTTTGCGGCACCTGACGCAAACGGCGTATGGGAAGGCTTCGACGTCGGCGTCTGCCGTGCCGTCGCTGCCGCTGTTCTGGGTGACTCGATGGCTGTCGAGTTCGTGCCGACCACGGGTAAGACGCGTTTCACCGCACTCGCCTCGGGCGAAGTCGACATGCTGGCCCGGAACACCACCTGGACCTTCTCGCGCGACGTCGACCTGAAGTTCGAATTCACCGGCATCAACTACTATGACGGTCAGGGCTTCATGGTTCCCTCCGCGCTGGGCGTGAGCTCGGCCAAGGAACTCGACGGCGCCACGGTCTGCATTCAGACCGGCACCACCACCGAGCTCAACCTGGCGGACTACTTCCGCTCGAACAACATGAACTACGAGCCGGTGCCGATCGAAACCAACGCCGAAGCGCAGCAGCAGTACCTGGCTGGCGCGTGCGACGTCTACACCACCGACCGTTCGGGCCTCGCGGCCACCCGTGCCGCGTTCGAGAACCCGGGTGATCACACCATTCTGCCCGAGACCGTATCGAAAGAGCCGCTTGGCCCGCTCGTGCGTCACGGCGACCACGAATGGGGTGACGTCGTTCGCTGGACCCTGAACGCGCTGATCGCGGCCGAGGAAATGGGCGTCACCAGCGCCAACATTACCGACATGGCAAGCTCGGCCGGTGACAATCCGGAAATCAACCGTCTGCTCGGCACCGAGGGTAACCTCGGCGAGATGCTGGGCCTCGAAGCCGACTGGGCCGTCAAGGCGATCTCGGCTGGCGGCAACTACGGTGAGCTGTTCGAGCGCCACATCGGCGAGAACACCCCGATCGGGCTGGCCCGCGGGCTGAACGCCCAGTGGAAAGACGGCGGTCTCCTCTACTCGCCGCCGTTCCGCTAA
- a CDS encoding ATP12 family chaperone protein, protein MSEWKAKRFWKEAQVVEAEGGFAVELDGRPVRTPLKSAMTLPSRAMAEAVAAEWDAQEGEIKPVSMPVTRAANAAIDKVTRQHGEVAEMLAAYGDSDLLCYRADSPQELVERQAEAWDPLLDWADATFGARLIPVEGVMHAPQNPRALERLAAPVHAMDAFRLTAFHDLVGISGSLVIGLAAIHEVKDIGTLWRLSRIDETWQEEQWGIDEDARAQAAMKESDFYAAKRFHDLAHAA, encoded by the coding sequence ATGAGCGAATGGAAGGCCAAGCGGTTCTGGAAGGAAGCGCAGGTAGTCGAGGCCGAGGGCGGCTTTGCGGTCGAGCTGGACGGCCGGCCGGTGCGGACGCCGCTGAAATCGGCGATGACCCTGCCGTCGCGTGCGATGGCCGAAGCGGTCGCCGCGGAATGGGATGCGCAGGAGGGCGAGATCAAGCCCGTCAGCATGCCGGTCACCCGCGCCGCCAATGCCGCCATCGACAAGGTGACCCGGCAGCACGGGGAGGTTGCCGAGATGCTTGCCGCCTATGGTGACAGCGATCTGCTGTGCTATCGCGCCGACAGCCCGCAGGAACTGGTCGAGCGCCAGGCCGAGGCCTGGGACCCGCTGCTGGACTGGGCCGACGCCACGTTCGGCGCGCGGCTGATCCCGGTCGAGGGCGTGATGCACGCGCCGCAGAATCCCCGTGCGCTCGAGCGGCTTGCCGCGCCGGTGCACGCGATGGATGCGTTCCGCCTGACGGCGTTTCACGATCTCGTGGGGATATCCGGTTCGCTGGTCATCGGTCTCGCGGCGATCCACGAAGTGAAGGATATCGGGACGTTATGGCGTCTTTCGAGGATCGACGAGACGTGGCAGGAAGAGCAGTGGGGCATCGACGAAGACGCCCGTGCACAGGCAGCGATGAAAGAAAGTGACTTCTATGCTGCAAAGCGGTTTCATGATCTTGCGCATGCAGCATGA
- a CDS encoding HAD-IA family hydrolase, which yields MTAPLKLVIFDVDGTLVDSQGDIVAAMANAFDRAGHPAPSREATLGIVGLSLDKAIPRLAPELGPETHSAMVEWYKDAYVALRAQAGAAASSPLYPYALETLTALHAQPETLLGVATGKSRRGLDKLFEAHDLARYFVTCQVSDHHPSKPHPAMLQAALSETGVEARDAVMIGDTTYDRDMALAAGVPFIGVSWGYHDVDALTGAAAILRDFRELPGILTNIWEAAA from the coding sequence ATGACCGCGCCGCTGAAGCTTGTGATTTTCGATGTCGACGGCACGCTGGTCGACAGCCAGGGCGATATCGTGGCCGCCATGGCCAACGCCTTCGACCGGGCCGGGCATCCGGCGCCGAGCCGCGAGGCGACGCTGGGGATCGTCGGGCTGTCTCTCGACAAGGCCATTCCACGGCTCGCGCCCGAGCTTGGGCCGGAGACGCACAGCGCCATGGTCGAGTGGTACAAGGACGCCTATGTCGCGCTGCGGGCACAGGCGGGTGCCGCGGCATCGTCGCCGCTTTATCCGTATGCCCTCGAAACGCTCACGGCCCTGCACGCGCAGCCGGAAACGCTTTTGGGTGTGGCCACCGGCAAATCGCGCCGCGGGCTCGACAAGCTGTTCGAAGCGCATGACCTGGCCCGCTATTTCGTCACTTGCCAGGTCAGCGATCACCACCCCTCCAAGCCGCACCCGGCGATGCTGCAGGCCGCGCTGTCGGAAACCGGGGTCGAGGCGCGTGACGCGGTGATGATCGGCGACACGACCTATGACAGGGATATGGCCCTGGCCGCCGGTGTGCCGTTCATCGGTGTCTCGTGGGGGTATCACGACGTTGACGCGCTGACCGGCGCTGCGGCCATCCTGCGGGATTTCCGCGAGTTGCCGGGCATCCTGACCAATATCTGGGAGGCTGCGGCATGA